From Actinoplanes oblitus, a single genomic window includes:
- a CDS encoding MFS transporter — MRKWSPLIAVCLGTFLLLVDVTIVVVALPSIADKFGAGYADLQWVLDGYALALAALLLGAGSLADRYGRRRTYLTGIGIFAISSLLCALAPNEQALIAARVLQGAGGAAMFACTAALLNVTYQGRDRGVAFGVWGAVNGAAAAAGPLAGGLLTEHLGWRWVFLVNLPICLIAVWFTVRGVTESKAPWGGRFDLPGTLTFTVTAGAVTYGLIRAGDAGWTDGVALAAFATGAVALVAFIVAELRSDHPMLDLGLFKRVPFATLIVAAFLTQAAAFGYLPFSTVWLQQVLHNGPVDAGLRGALPMAAASLVVGAVAGRFLQRVAPRWTVGLGLLLIAAGDLLQARLGADSTGSALIPGLIVVGVGVGCVLPSLASAILGEVPRERSGMAGGALNTFRQLGFALGVAVFGTIFANHISDGHGQPVAFAEGLNATLLVAGGTAAAAAVLVLLFVRHPAPARDLRPAEPGDLTRV; from the coding sequence ATGCGTAAATGGTCACCTCTGATCGCCGTCTGCCTCGGCACCTTCCTGCTGCTGGTGGACGTCACCATCGTCGTCGTCGCGTTGCCGTCGATCGCCGACAAGTTCGGCGCCGGCTACGCCGACCTGCAGTGGGTGCTCGACGGCTACGCGCTGGCCCTGGCCGCCCTGCTGCTCGGCGCCGGCTCGCTCGCCGACCGGTACGGCCGCCGCCGCACCTACCTGACCGGCATCGGCATCTTCGCGATCTCCTCCCTCCTCTGCGCCCTGGCCCCGAACGAGCAGGCACTGATCGCCGCCCGGGTGCTGCAGGGCGCCGGCGGCGCGGCCATGTTCGCCTGCACCGCGGCCCTGCTCAACGTCACCTACCAGGGCCGGGACCGGGGTGTCGCGTTCGGCGTCTGGGGCGCTGTGAACGGCGCCGCCGCCGCTGCCGGCCCGCTCGCCGGCGGCCTGCTCACCGAGCACCTCGGCTGGCGCTGGGTGTTCCTGGTCAACCTGCCGATCTGCCTGATCGCGGTCTGGTTCACGGTGCGCGGCGTGACCGAGTCGAAGGCGCCCTGGGGCGGCCGGTTCGACCTGCCCGGCACCCTCACCTTCACCGTGACGGCGGGCGCCGTCACGTACGGCCTGATCCGCGCCGGTGACGCCGGCTGGACCGACGGCGTGGCGCTGGCCGCGTTCGCGACCGGCGCCGTCGCCCTGGTCGCGTTCATCGTCGCCGAGCTGCGCTCCGACCACCCGATGCTGGATCTGGGCCTGTTCAAGCGGGTGCCGTTCGCCACGCTGATCGTCGCCGCGTTCCTCACCCAGGCCGCCGCCTTCGGCTACCTGCCGTTCAGCACCGTCTGGCTGCAGCAGGTGCTGCACAACGGCCCGGTCGACGCCGGCCTGCGGGGTGCCCTGCCGATGGCGGCCGCCTCGCTGGTCGTCGGCGCGGTCGCCGGGCGCTTCCTGCAGCGGGTGGCGCCGCGCTGGACGGTCGGCCTCGGCCTGCTGCTGATCGCGGCCGGCGACCTGCTGCAGGCCCGGCTCGGCGCGGACAGCACCGGCAGCGCGCTGATCCCCGGCCTGATCGTGGTCGGCGTCGGGGTCGGCTGCGTCCTGCCGTCGCTCGCCTCGGCGATCCTCGGCGAGGTACCGCGCGAGCGCAGCGGGATGGCCGGCGGGGCGCTGAACACGTTCCGGCAGCTCGGCTTCGCGCTCGGGGTGGCGGTGTTCGGCACGATCTTCGCGAACCACATCAGCGACGGGCACGGGCAGCCGGTGGCGTTCGCCGAGGGTCTCAACGCGACACTGCTGGTGGCGGGCGGGACCGCGGCCGCCGCCGCGGTGCTGGTGCTGCTGTTCGTCAGGCATCCCGCTCCGGCCCGGGACCTTCGGCCCGCCGAACCGGGTGATCTGACCCGGGTGTGA
- a CDS encoding DoxX family membrane protein, which yields MLTTSAAKALAVLRAATGFVFLWAFLDKTFGFGYATPSAKAWINGGSPTKGFLSSVEAGPLKGFFHDIAGTTFADWGFMIGLLGIGLALVLGIGLRVAAVAGTLMMALMWLAEWPVASGSSNPVVDYHVIYALVGIVLALTFAGHTWGLGRRWARLPLVQKNHWLI from the coding sequence ATGCTCACCACGTCTGCCGCCAAGGCACTCGCCGTCCTGCGGGCGGCGACCGGATTCGTCTTCCTCTGGGCCTTCCTGGACAAGACCTTCGGCTTCGGCTACGCGACCCCGTCCGCCAAGGCCTGGATCAACGGCGGCTCGCCGACCAAGGGCTTCCTGTCCAGCGTCGAAGCCGGCCCGCTCAAGGGCTTCTTCCACGACATCGCCGGCACCACGTTCGCCGACTGGGGCTTCATGATCGGCCTGCTCGGCATCGGGCTCGCCCTGGTCCTCGGCATCGGCCTGCGGGTCGCCGCGGTTGCGGGCACCCTGATGATGGCCCTGATGTGGCTGGCCGAATGGCCGGTGGCCAGCGGCTCCAGCAACCCGGTCGTCGACTACCACGTGATCTACGCGCTGGTCGGTATCGTGCTGGCGCTCACCTTCGCCGGACACACCTGGGGGCTGGGCCGCCGGTGGGCGCGTCTCCCGCTGGTCCAGAAGAACCACTGGCTGATCTGA
- a CDS encoding permease-like cell division protein FtsX gives MRTVQIVVAVLLAVAGLAGCSLFGDGAPTQDEQIQKILDENAQFTVFLRDDATEAQRKDVEAALRALPGVTEVSFENQDAAYQRMTELFSANPTFVAEVSKDALPESFEVKMTDIAAVRKIRDEGAVGKLPGVDRPVFTCLDVEECKKRYAPRPSGSPS, from the coding sequence GTGCGTACTGTGCAGATCGTCGTTGCCGTGCTGCTGGCGGTGGCCGGGTTGGCCGGTTGCAGCCTCTTCGGCGACGGCGCCCCCACGCAGGATGAGCAGATTCAGAAGATCCTCGACGAGAACGCTCAGTTCACCGTGTTCCTGCGCGATGACGCCACCGAGGCGCAGCGCAAGGACGTCGAGGCGGCGCTGCGGGCGCTGCCCGGGGTCACCGAGGTCAGCTTCGAGAACCAGGACGCGGCCTACCAGCGGATGACCGAGCTGTTCTCAGCGAATCCGACATTCGTGGCCGAAGTGAGCAAGGATGCGCTGCCGGAGAGCTTCGAGGTGAAGATGACCGACATCGCCGCGGTCCGCAAGATCCGCGATGAGGGCGCGGTCGGCAAGCTGCCCGGCGTGGACAGGCCCGTCTTCACCTGCCTGGACGTGGAGGAGTGCAAGAAGAGGTACGCGCCCCGTCCCAGTGGATCACCGAGCTGA
- a CDS encoding Ig-like domain-containing protein: protein MHPRRWIAAVAGVALVAALPAPARAAVTPIAARTAAAAVTSIAKVNFQPAASAVPDGYTADSGAAYDGARGWVRQDSLGATHVPLDLTRNTRDRARSGVDPRLNTLIHLQYGDVTGTNGVPTAGAWEYAVPAGTYQVTVSAGDQPAYDSSHTVRVEGVTAISGFVSTAAAEYRQATVTVPVSDGRLTVDATGGTNTKLNYVEIGRVVADPPPFSLKVDFSDAATAPADGYVRDSGGAYTAARGYGWIDLGEGTPVDLTGNGRNRNPAAGQSDPRLATFMHAQLPAGSAGVATPGAWEAAVPDGVYAVTVAVGDAGTAVDSVHWANVEGQNAIAGFRPTAAVKFATATRTVRVTDGKLTLSPAGGTNTKVDYIDIVSVPGAGTTPMVRTSTPANGATGVSLTTSVVEDLVLPNGGVAAASLTASTVTLTQLSDGAAVPATTITSGGGDVINLSPTGPLAANTAYRFTVTSGVTDVTGKPFAPYSIVFTTGAGDGPGGPAAFDKTVGVATGASFTTVVKGPDGRLYAGTLDGNIHRFPINPDGTLGTATIIGTVRANASALGLPGAPARTIIGMAFDPASTATAPILWITDNYEYVGPLDVPDWSGRIGRLTGPDLGTYTSVVTGLPRSVKDHETNSLAFGPDGKLYLTQGANNAMGAADSTWGNRPERLLSAAVLRLDPARLPATLPLNAKTEEGGSYDPYAANAPLTLYATGVRNAFDLVWHRNGHLYTPTNGSAAGGNTPATPATLPASCARRGYTGPAVPALTNVPTAETDYVFDVRPGRYYGHPDPVRCEWVLAGGNPTGGTDPFQVPAYPVGVAPDPNLDLAGMYDAGLHASADGAIEYRGGALDGKLLVVRYSDGQDIETFDVAASGALSNRVTGITGLTGFSQPLDVTEDLANGNLYVTELGANRITLLKPRP, encoded by the coding sequence ATGCATCCTCGTCGCTGGATTGCCGCCGTCGCCGGCGTCGCCCTCGTGGCCGCGCTTCCCGCGCCCGCCCGGGCCGCGGTGACCCCGATCGCCGCCCGGACCGCGGCTGCCGCGGTCACCTCGATCGCGAAAGTCAACTTCCAGCCGGCCGCGTCCGCGGTGCCGGACGGCTACACCGCCGACAGCGGCGCCGCCTACGACGGCGCCCGGGGCTGGGTGCGCCAGGACAGCCTCGGCGCCACGCACGTGCCGCTCGACCTGACCCGCAACACCCGCGACCGGGCCCGCTCCGGCGTCGACCCGCGGCTCAACACGCTCATCCATCTCCAGTACGGCGACGTGACCGGCACCAACGGCGTGCCCACCGCCGGCGCGTGGGAGTACGCCGTGCCCGCCGGCACCTACCAGGTCACCGTCTCCGCGGGTGACCAGCCGGCCTACGACAGCAGCCACACCGTCCGGGTCGAGGGCGTCACCGCGATCAGCGGGTTCGTCTCCACGGCGGCGGCCGAGTACCGCCAGGCCACCGTCACCGTGCCGGTCAGCGACGGCCGGCTGACCGTGGACGCGACCGGCGGCACCAACACCAAGCTGAACTACGTCGAGATCGGCCGGGTGGTGGCCGACCCGCCGCCGTTCTCCCTGAAGGTCGACTTCTCGGACGCGGCGACCGCGCCGGCCGACGGGTACGTGCGGGACTCCGGCGGGGCGTACACGGCGGCCCGCGGCTACGGCTGGATCGACCTGGGCGAGGGCACCCCGGTCGACCTCACCGGCAACGGCCGCAACCGGAACCCGGCCGCCGGGCAGAGCGATCCCCGGCTGGCCACCTTCATGCACGCGCAGCTCCCGGCCGGGTCGGCGGGCGTGGCCACCCCCGGCGCCTGGGAGGCGGCTGTGCCGGACGGCGTCTACGCGGTGACCGTCGCGGTCGGTGACGCGGGCACCGCCGTCGACAGCGTGCACTGGGCGAACGTCGAGGGCCAGAACGCGATAGCCGGCTTCCGGCCGACCGCGGCCGTCAAGTTCGCCACCGCCACCCGGACCGTGCGGGTCACCGACGGCAAGCTGACCCTCAGCCCGGCCGGCGGCACCAACACCAAGGTCGACTACATCGACATCGTGAGCGTCCCGGGGGCCGGCACCACGCCGATGGTGCGGACCAGCACGCCGGCCAACGGCGCGACCGGCGTCTCGCTCACCACCAGCGTGGTCGAGGACCTGGTGCTGCCCAACGGCGGCGTGGCGGCGGCCTCGCTGACCGCCTCCACCGTCACCCTGACCCAGCTCAGCGACGGCGCCGCGGTGCCCGCCACCACGATCACCAGCGGCGGCGGGGACGTGATCAACCTGTCGCCGACCGGGCCCCTGGCGGCGAACACGGCGTACCGGTTCACCGTGACCAGCGGGGTCACCGACGTGACGGGCAAGCCGTTCGCGCCGTACTCGATCGTCTTCACCACCGGTGCCGGCGACGGCCCGGGCGGACCGGCCGCCTTCGACAAGACCGTCGGCGTGGCCACCGGCGCCTCGTTCACCACCGTGGTCAAGGGTCCCGACGGGCGGCTCTACGCCGGCACGCTGGACGGGAACATCCACCGCTTCCCGATCAACCCGGACGGCACGCTCGGCACCGCGACGATCATCGGAACGGTCCGGGCCAACGCGTCAGCGCTCGGGCTGCCCGGCGCGCCGGCCCGCACCATCATCGGGATGGCCTTCGACCCGGCGTCCACGGCCACCGCGCCGATCCTCTGGATCACCGACAACTACGAGTACGTCGGCCCCCTCGACGTCCCCGACTGGTCCGGCCGGATCGGCAGGCTGACCGGCCCCGACCTGGGCACCTACACCTCGGTGGTGACCGGGCTGCCGCGCTCGGTCAAGGACCACGAGACCAACTCGCTCGCCTTCGGCCCGGACGGCAAGCTCTATCTGACCCAGGGCGCCAACAACGCCATGGGCGCCGCCGACTCCACCTGGGGCAACCGTCCGGAACGCCTGCTCAGCGCGGCGGTGCTGCGCCTCGACCCGGCCCGGCTGCCGGCCACCCTGCCGCTGAACGCGAAGACCGAGGAGGGCGGGAGCTACGACCCGTACGCGGCGAACGCCCCGCTGACCCTCTACGCCACCGGCGTACGCAACGCGTTCGACCTGGTCTGGCATCGCAACGGCCACCTCTACACGCCGACCAACGGCTCGGCCGCCGGCGGCAACACCCCGGCCACCCCGGCCACGCTGCCCGCCTCGTGCGCCCGGCGCGGCTACACCGGCCCGGCGGTGCCCGCGCTCACCAACGTACCGACTGCGGAGACCGACTACGTCTTCGACGTGCGGCCGGGCCGCTACTACGGCCACCCCGATCCGGTCCGCTGCGAGTGGGTGCTGGCCGGCGGCAACCCGACCGGCGGCACCGACCCGTTCCAGGTGCCCGCCTACCCGGTGGGCGTCGCACCCGACCCGAACCTGGACCTGGCCGGGATGTACGACGCCGGCCTGCACGCCTCGGCCGACGGCGCGATCGAGTACCGGGGCGGCGCGCTCGACGGCAAGCTGCTGGTGGTCCGCTATTCCGACGGCCAGGACATCGAGACCTTCGACGTGGCCGCCTCCGGTGCGCTCAGCAACCGGGTCACCGGCATCACCGGGCTGACCGGTTTCAGCCAGCCCCTGGACGTCACCGAGGACCTCGCCAACGGCAACCTCTACGTCACCGAGCTGGGCGCCAATCGCATCACCCTGCTGAAGCCCCGCCCCTGA
- a CDS encoding bifunctional aldolase/short-chain dehydrogenase has product MTNAAVAALIARSNRLGADPRITNYAGGNTSAKGGGTDPVTGEPVELLWVKGSGGDLGTLTEDGLAVLRLDRLRALTGVYPGVEREDEMVAAFDYCLHGRGGAAPSIDTAMHGLVDLPHVDHLHPDAGIAIATAADGPALTKEIFGDRVLWVDWRRPGFQLGLDIAAVQRANPQAIGVILGGHGITAWGATSDECEAHSQEIIGTAARYLAEHGRDAPFGAVRHPALDATRRRRRAAELFPVIRGLAATDRPQVGHFTDTDVVLDFVGSERLAELAALGTSCPDHFLRTKVKPLVLDTAPDAPLDEVTSRLTELHEAYRADYRAYYERHATAGSPAIRGADPAIVLVPGVGMFSFGATKQTARVAGEFYVNAINVMRGAESISRYAPISEAEKFRIEYWSLEEAKLQRMPPPKPLATRVAFVTGGGSGIGRAIALRLAAEGACVVVADRDATTAEAVAREIGGTDAAIAVTADVTDAAAVEAALDAAVLAFGGVDLVVNNAGLSISKPLLETTEQDWDVQHDVMAKGSFLVARAAARILIAQRMGGDVVYISSKNSLFAGPNNIAYGAAKADQAHQVRLLAAELGAHGVRVNGVNPDGVVRGSGIFAGGWGAQRAAVYGVPEEELGEFYAQRTLLKREVLPEHVAGAVFVLTAGDLSHTTGLHVPVDAGVAAAFLR; this is encoded by the coding sequence ATGACGAATGCCGCAGTCGCCGCGCTCATCGCTCGCTCGAACCGCCTCGGTGCGGATCCGCGCATCACCAACTACGCCGGGGGCAACACCTCCGCCAAGGGCGGCGGCACCGACCCGGTCACCGGGGAGCCGGTCGAGCTGCTCTGGGTCAAGGGCTCCGGCGGCGACCTCGGCACGCTCACCGAGGACGGGCTGGCGGTGCTGCGGCTGGACCGGCTGCGCGCCCTGACCGGCGTCTACCCGGGTGTCGAGCGCGAGGACGAGATGGTCGCCGCGTTCGACTACTGCCTGCACGGGCGGGGCGGGGCCGCGCCCAGCATCGACACCGCCATGCACGGCCTGGTCGACCTGCCGCACGTCGACCACCTGCACCCGGACGCCGGCATCGCGATCGCCACCGCCGCCGACGGGCCCGCGCTGACCAAGGAGATCTTCGGCGATCGGGTGCTCTGGGTGGACTGGCGCCGGCCCGGCTTCCAGCTCGGCCTGGACATCGCCGCCGTGCAGCGGGCCAACCCGCAGGCCATCGGCGTCATCCTGGGCGGGCACGGGATCACCGCGTGGGGCGCGACCAGCGACGAGTGCGAGGCCCACTCGCAGGAGATCATCGGCACCGCCGCGCGGTACCTCGCGGAGCACGGCCGGGACGCGCCGTTCGGTGCGGTGCGACACCCGGCGCTCGACGCCACGCGGCGAAGGCGCCGAGCCGCCGAGCTCTTCCCGGTCATCCGCGGGCTGGCCGCCACCGACCGCCCCCAGGTCGGCCACTTCACCGACACCGACGTCGTCCTCGACTTCGTCGGCAGCGAACGGCTCGCCGAGCTGGCCGCGCTGGGCACCAGCTGCCCGGACCACTTCCTGCGCACCAAGGTCAAGCCACTGGTGCTGGACACCGCCCCGGACGCGCCCCTCGACGAGGTCACGAGCCGGCTCACCGAGCTGCACGAGGCGTACCGGGCCGACTACCGCGCCTACTACGAGCGGCACGCCACTGCCGGCAGCCCGGCGATCCGCGGCGCGGACCCGGCCATCGTGCTGGTCCCCGGCGTCGGCATGTTCTCGTTCGGCGCCACCAAGCAGACCGCCCGGGTGGCCGGCGAGTTCTATGTCAACGCGATAAACGTGATGCGCGGCGCCGAGTCGATCTCCCGGTACGCCCCGATCAGCGAGGCGGAGAAGTTCCGGATCGAGTACTGGTCCCTGGAGGAGGCCAAACTCCAGCGGATGCCCCCGCCGAAACCCCTCGCCACCCGGGTCGCGTTCGTGACCGGCGGCGGCTCCGGCATCGGCCGGGCCATCGCGCTGCGCCTGGCCGCCGAGGGCGCGTGCGTGGTGGTCGCCGACCGGGACGCGACGACAGCGGAGGCCGTCGCCCGGGAGATCGGCGGCACCGACGCGGCCATCGCCGTCACCGCCGACGTGACCGACGCCGCCGCCGTCGAGGCCGCCCTGGACGCCGCGGTGCTCGCCTTCGGCGGCGTCGACCTGGTCGTCAACAACGCCGGCCTGTCGATCTCCAAGCCGCTGCTGGAGACCACCGAGCAGGACTGGGACGTGCAGCACGACGTGATGGCCAAGGGCTCGTTCCTGGTCGCCAGGGCCGCCGCGCGGATCCTGATCGCGCAGCGGATGGGCGGCGACGTCGTCTACATCTCCAGCAAGAACTCGCTGTTCGCCGGCCCGAACAACATCGCCTACGGCGCCGCCAAGGCCGACCAGGCGCACCAGGTCCGGTTGCTGGCCGCCGAGCTCGGCGCCCATGGCGTACGCGTGAACGGCGTCAACCCGGACGGCGTGGTCCGCGGCTCGGGCATCTTCGCCGGCGGCTGGGGCGCCCAGCGCGCCGCCGTCTACGGCGTGCCGGAGGAGGAGCTGGGCGAGTTCTACGCGCAACGCACCCTGCTCAAGCGCGAGGTGCTGCCGGAGCACGTGGCCGGTGCGGTCTTCGTGCTCACCGCCGGCGACCTGTCGCACACCACCGGCCTGCACGTTCCGGTCGACGCCGGCGTCGCGGCGGCGTTCCTGCGATGA
- a CDS encoding rhamnulokinase, producing the protein MSHRFAAVDLGASGGRVVVGTFRDGGLDLDVVHRFPNEPVRVGGTLHWDILGLYREMLAGLRAAGPVDSIGIDSWAVDYGLLDADGALLGNPVHYRDSRTDGIAAGVPDLYPVNGLQKLPFNTVYQLLAAAGTRQYQAAATLLLIPDLLAYWLTGEVGAEYTNASTTGLLDVRTGNWSWSSMADLGLRADLFPAIRRPGDVIGHFAGTPVVAVGSHDTASAVVAVPADHHRFGYVSSGTWSLVGLELAHPVLGDASRAANFTNEGGVDGTIRYLRNVMGLWPLQECLREWGSPDIAEVLGEAAREPALRHVVDLDDPVFLPPGDMTGRLRTAAGLPAGAARPVLTRCVLDSLALAHRRAVHQARELAGTSPEVLHLVGGGARNALLCQLTADATGLPVLAGPVEATALGNLLVQARAAGVVAGSLDAMRALVRQTQQIVRYEPRGDDGPWRAAAERVRG; encoded by the coding sequence ATGAGCCACCGTTTCGCGGCCGTCGACCTCGGCGCGTCCGGCGGGCGCGTCGTGGTCGGCACCTTCCGGGACGGCGGGCTGGACCTCGACGTCGTGCACCGCTTCCCGAACGAGCCGGTGCGGGTGGGCGGCACCCTGCACTGGGACATCCTCGGGCTGTACCGGGAGATGCTCGCCGGGCTGCGCGCGGCCGGTCCGGTGGACAGCATCGGGATCGACTCCTGGGCCGTCGACTACGGTCTGCTCGACGCGGACGGGGCGCTGCTCGGCAACCCGGTGCACTACCGGGACTCGCGGACCGACGGGATCGCCGCCGGGGTGCCCGACCTCTACCCGGTCAACGGGCTGCAGAAGCTGCCGTTCAACACGGTCTACCAGCTGCTCGCGGCGGCCGGCACCCGGCAGTACCAGGCCGCCGCGACACTGCTGCTGATCCCGGACCTGCTCGCCTACTGGCTGACCGGTGAGGTGGGCGCGGAGTACACCAACGCGTCGACCACGGGACTGCTCGACGTGCGTACCGGGAACTGGTCCTGGTCGTCGATGGCGGACCTGGGGTTGCGGGCGGACCTCTTCCCGGCGATCCGCCGCCCGGGCGACGTCATCGGACACTTCGCCGGCACGCCGGTGGTCGCGGTGGGCTCGCACGACACGGCTTCGGCGGTGGTGGCGGTCCCCGCGGATCACCACCGTTTCGGGTACGTCTCCAGCGGCACCTGGTCACTGGTGGGGCTGGAGCTGGCGCACCCGGTACTCGGTGACGCCTCGCGCGCGGCGAACTTCACCAACGAGGGCGGGGTGGACGGGACGATCCGCTACCTGCGCAACGTGATGGGGCTGTGGCCGCTCCAGGAGTGCCTGCGCGAGTGGGGCTCGCCGGACATCGCCGAGGTGCTCGGCGAGGCGGCGCGGGAGCCCGCGCTGCGCCACGTCGTCGACCTGGACGATCCGGTCTTCCTGCCGCCCGGCGACATGACCGGGCGCCTGCGGACGGCGGCGGGTCTCCCGGCCGGCGCCGCGCGGCCGGTCCTCACCCGCTGCGTCCTGGACAGCCTGGCACTCGCCCACCGGCGTGCGGTGCACCAGGCCCGCGAGCTGGCCGGCACCTCGCCGGAGGTGCTGCACCTGGTCGGCGGCGGCGCCCGCAACGCGTTGCTCTGCCAGCTGACAGCGGACGCCACCGGCCTGCCGGTGCTGGCCGGGCCGGTGGAGGCCACCGCGCTCGGCAACCTGCTGGTGCAGGCGCGCGCCGCGGGGGTGGTCGCGGGCTCGCTCGATGCGATGCGCGCGCTGGTGCGGCAGACTCAACAGATCGTGCGCTACGAGCCGCGCGGCGACGACGGCCCCTGGCGGGCCGCCGCCGAGCGGGTGAGGGGGTGA
- a CDS encoding (Fe-S)-binding protein, whose translation MRIALFATCLADTLFPEAAKATVRLLERLGHEVVFPLEQTCCGQMHVNTGYQRDALPLVKRYVSAFSRYDVIVAPSGSCVGSIRHQHAMVAAGQGERGLAARAHDLGSRTYELSELLIDVLRVEDVGAYYPHRVTYHPTCHSLRMIRVGDKPLRLLRRVRGLELVELPAAEQCCGFGGTFAIKNAATSAAMLADKMTAIASTGAEVCTAGDASCLMHIGGGLRRASSGVRTVHLAEILASEA comes from the coding sequence GTGCGGATCGCGCTCTTCGCGACCTGCCTCGCCGACACCCTGTTCCCGGAGGCGGCCAAGGCCACCGTCCGGCTGCTGGAGCGACTCGGGCACGAGGTGGTCTTCCCCCTCGAACAGACCTGCTGCGGCCAGATGCACGTCAACACCGGCTACCAGCGGGACGCGCTGCCGCTGGTCAAGCGGTACGTGTCGGCCTTCTCGCGGTACGACGTCATCGTCGCGCCCTCCGGCTCGTGCGTCGGGTCGATCCGGCACCAGCACGCCATGGTCGCCGCCGGCCAGGGCGAGCGGGGACTCGCGGCCCGGGCCCACGACCTCGGGTCGCGCACCTACGAGCTGTCCGAGCTGCTCATCGACGTGCTGCGGGTGGAGGACGTCGGGGCGTACTACCCGCACCGGGTCACCTACCACCCGACCTGCCACAGCCTGCGGATGATCCGGGTCGGCGACAAGCCGCTGCGGCTGCTGCGCCGGGTGCGCGGGCTGGAGCTCGTCGAGCTGCCGGCCGCCGAGCAGTGCTGCGGGTTCGGCGGCACCTTCGCGATCAAGAACGCGGCGACGTCGGCGGCCATGCTCGCCGACAAGATGACCGCCATCGCGTCCACCGGCGCCGAGGTGTGCACGGCCGGTGACGCGTCCTGCCTGATGCACATCGGCGGTGGCCTGCGCCGGGCGTCCTCCGGCGTCCGCACGGTGCACCTGGCCGAGATCCTGGCCTCGGAGGCGTGA
- a CDS encoding LutB/LldF family L-lactate oxidation iron-sulfur protein, with product MTTFLGMPATAPRGVGHLRGDTTFPRAARQALGNEQLRRNLRHATSTIRGKSSRVIAELPDWQELRTAGSAIKADVMSRLPELLEQLEARVTERGGVVHWAADANEANQIVTGLVRATGSDRVIKVKSMATQEIGLNEALEAAGIQPVETDLAELIVQLGNDRPSHILVPAIHRNRTEIRDIFLAAMPGVDPSLTDDPPVLAAAARKYLRETFLSTRVAVSGANFGIAETGTLAVVESEGNGRMCLTLPDTLITVMGIEKVVPTWRDLEVFLQLLPRASTGERMNPYTTMWTGVTPGDGPREFHLVLLDNGRSAVLADEVGRQALHCIRCSACLNVCPVYERTGGHAYGSVYPGPIGAVLSPQLTGVEDNASLPYASSLCGACFDACPVKIDIPSILVHLRNRVPHPPAERAAMRAAAYTMDRPRLYAHAQRAAKLARIAGRRGRGLPPPLSSWTVSRDLPAPPDQTFRDWWASR from the coding sequence ATGACGACTTTCCTCGGGATGCCGGCGACCGCACCGCGCGGCGTCGGGCACCTGCGCGGTGACACGACGTTCCCGCGCGCGGCGCGGCAGGCGCTCGGCAACGAGCAGCTGCGGCGCAACCTGCGGCACGCCACCAGCACGATCCGCGGCAAGTCCAGCCGGGTGATCGCGGAACTGCCGGACTGGCAGGAGTTGCGCACCGCCGGGTCGGCGATCAAGGCCGACGTGATGTCCCGGCTGCCCGAGCTGCTGGAGCAACTGGAGGCACGGGTCACCGAGCGCGGCGGCGTGGTGCACTGGGCGGCGGACGCCAACGAGGCCAACCAGATCGTCACCGGACTGGTCCGGGCCACCGGGAGCGATCGGGTCATCAAGGTCAAGTCGATGGCCACCCAGGAGATCGGGCTCAACGAGGCGCTCGAAGCGGCCGGCATCCAGCCGGTGGAGACCGACCTGGCCGAGCTGATCGTGCAGCTCGGCAACGACCGGCCCAGCCACATCCTGGTGCCGGCCATCCACCGGAACCGCACCGAGATCCGGGACATCTTCCTCGCGGCGATGCCCGGCGTGGACCCGTCGCTGACCGACGACCCGCCGGTGCTGGCCGCGGCCGCCCGTAAGTACCTGCGCGAGACGTTCCTGTCCACCAGGGTGGCGGTCAGCGGGGCGAACTTCGGGATCGCCGAGACCGGCACCCTCGCCGTCGTCGAGTCGGAGGGCAACGGGCGGATGTGCCTGACCCTGCCGGACACCCTGATCACCGTGATGGGCATCGAGAAGGTCGTACCCACCTGGCGGGACCTCGAGGTGTTCCTGCAGTTGCTGCCGCGGGCGTCGACCGGGGAGCGGATGAACCCGTACACCACGATGTGGACCGGGGTGACACCCGGCGACGGGCCGCGGGAGTTCCACCTGGTGCTGCTCGACAACGGGCGTAGTGCGGTGCTGGCCGACGAGGTGGGGCGGCAGGCGCTGCACTGCATCAGGTGCTCGGCCTGCCTCAACGTGTGCCCGGTCTATGAGCGCACGGGCGGGCACGCGTACGGCTCGGTCTATCCCGGTCCCATCGGGGCGGTGCTGTCGCCCCAGCTCACCGGCGTCGAGGACAACGCCTCGCTGCCGTACGCGTCGTCGCTGTGCGGTGCGTGCTTCGACGCCTGCCCGGTGAAGATCGACATTCCGTCGATACTGGTGCACCTGCGCAACCGGGTGCCGCACCCACCGGCCGAACGTGCGGCGATGCGGGCCGCGGCGTACACGATGGACCGGCCGAGGCTGTACGCCCACGCGCAGCGGGCCGCGAAACTGGCGCGCATCGCCGGGCGGCGGGGGCGGGGCCTGCCGCCACCGCTGTCCTCCTGGACCGTCTCGCGGGATCTGCCGGCGCCGCCCGACCAGACCTTCCGGGACTGGTGGGCGTCGCGATGA